The sequence below is a genomic window from Ignavibacteriota bacterium.
ACCTTTCGATATTAGTGGCAGCATTAGTCGTGAGATACCAAATTCAATGAATGTGCATGGACTTTCGTTCTCAAGGTATGCTGATATTTATTTAGCTTATATGCAACTTGATGCCGTATATTTTTTGGAAAGCCAAAGCATATTTGATCAGTTCGGCAGAGAAATTATTATTCCTGAAATTTCTGTCAAAAGTCAAATTTATAATTCTTATGACTTCGGTCTATCGTGGCTTGTTGAATCCATTTTTGTAAGTGGCAGAGAATCAAGCTTGCCTGAGAGCAGATCTCCTGTAGATTTCTGGATCTTTAATGCCAAACTAAGTCAAAAAGTATTTCAGAACAATGAAGTTTACTTGAGGTTAAATAATCTTACTGATGTATATTATGAATATATACAAGGTATGCCAATGCCGGGAATATATTTCATAGCGGGTATTAAACTTATTCTTTAAGTGGCAATTCGATTGCAAAAGTTGTACCTTTACCGGGCATAGTTTCTTTTACGTAAATTTTGCCGTCGTGATATTCTTCGATAATTCTTTTGCATAGACTCAGCCCCAGACCCCATCCACGTCGTTTTGTCGAAAAACCCGGATTAAATATTTGTCTTTTTAATTTTGGGGTCATGCCTTTTCCGGTATCTTTTACAAAAATATAAATTTTCTTTTTAGGGTTAACCCGCATAAAAATATAAATCTGTCCTTGCTTTTCCTCAATAGCTTCTGCCCCATTTTTAAGTAGATTTTCTATGACCCAAGCGAACAAATCTACATTTACATCGGCGAACATTCTGTCATCAAGCGAGCGTATAATCTCGATTTTCTTTCCAAGGTGTGGTAGTCTTTTATCAAAATAATTACAAACATTATCAATCAATTTCGATAAATTGACATTTTCCTTTTCGGGTGTAGAGCCTATTTTAGAGAATCTCGTAGCAATAGTATTAAGTCTTTGAATGTCCTTTTCCATTTCGGAGGTTGTTTCCAGCACAGATTTTGGGTCATCAGCACTGAATTTGATAATCTCAAGCCAGGCAAGTAAGCTTGAAAGAGGTGTACCAAGCTGATGAGCGGCTTCTTTTGACATTCCAACCCAAACTTTAGACTGCTCATTATCGCGTGAGGAATTAAATGAAATGTAGCCGATAATCACAAATACTGCTACAATAATAATAGCGATATAAGGAAAAAATCTTAATTTATCAACCAAAGCCGAATGAGTATAAAATACCTTGCTGATTACTTTGCCATCTTTGTCTGTTACAAGAATTGGCTCATAGGTGGTTTCCATCTTCTTTAAGATATTTATTACCAGAGCTCTTTTTTCGGCAATACTCATTTCAGGTGCAAACTCAATATTTAGTGACCAATCTTCAAATGGCTCATAAGGTTCCCCATTTTCATAAGTTACGACGATAGGAAAATTTATCATCGCATTTTGAATCTCATCAATAAAAAATATGTAAATGTCAGTATCAGTCGAAGATGTTGGAGTTTCGACCATATCAAGGAAGTCTTCAGTAACTTTTGCAAAAAGCTCAACTGCTTGCTGCTCACGTTTGATAAGCTCTTCAACAAGAGATTGTGTAAACATTATTACAGCCACAATTATTGAAAAGGCAAGTAAAGCAAAAATTAACTTTACCTGCCATTTCGATAATGAATTGACAATAATATTCAGAGCTCTCCTGTCTGATGAAAAGCCCATAACTTATCTGAATGAAATTGTTTGTAATAAATCCTGCTTGATATCAGCTTGCTCGCCTGTGGACATATTTTTAATTTTAACAGAATTTTTAGAAATTTCATCCTCACCAATAATAACGCAATATTTAGCCGAAAGCTTGTCGGCTTCACGCATTTGAGCTTTGAAAGAGCGTCTTTGCAAATCTGAATAAACTTTGTAGCCACTTGCTCTTAGCTGCTCTGCGATTGTGAGTGCATTATCATATATTGAGTCGCTTGTACAAATCAAGTAAATATCGCAGTCACCTGTTGCTTCTTGCATAATTCCAAGCGCCTCCAGAATAAGAATTAATCTTTCAATTCCCATAGCAAAGCCCACAGCTGGAGTCGGTTTGCCGCCTAATTGCTCAAAAAGACCGTCATATCTGCCACCACCACCAAATGCATCCTGTGCTCCTAATGCGGAACTTCTAAACTCAAATACTGTATGGCAATAGTAATCAAGACCTCTGACCAGTCGAGGTTCGAGATGGTATTTGACGCCGGTTATATTAAGCAAATTACGTACTTTGTCAAAATGTTTCTTGCTTTCATCATCCAAAAAATCAATTATAACAGGAGCATCAGTAATAATTAATTTATCTTTTTCTTCTTTTGAATCCAAGACTCTCAAAGGATTTGTCTCAAGACGGGTTTGACTTTCATGTGATAACTCATCCTTGTGACTACTTAAATAATTGACAAGTTCCTGTCTGTAATCAGCTCTGGATTTTTCGTTGCCAAGACTGTTTAATTGTAGCGTATAATCCTTAATTCCCAAATTATTTATCAGTTGATTAGCAAGCAAAATAATCTCAGCGTCTGCTTCCGCATTCGGCGAACCAATGCATTCGGCACCAAACTGGTGAAATTGCCTGAGCCTACCCTTTTGAGGACGCTCATAGCGGAAAAATGGTCCAAAATACCATAATCTCAACGAAGATATATCATGAGTAAGATTATTTTGAATTACACTTCTCACAAGAGCTGCTGTTTTTTCAGGGCGTAGTGTGATAGATTCGTCGCCCTTGTCTGTGAAAGTATACATTTCTTTATTGACAATATCCGTATTTTCCCCAATACTGCGTGAAAATACTTCAGTCTTCTCAAAAATTGGCGTTCTGATTTCTCTGTATCCGTACCTTTTTGTTACATCACGGATTACATTTTCCAATTGCTGCCATTTTTCAATTTCGCCGGGCAATAAATCTTTTGTTCCTCTAACCGATTGTATCATAATTTTATCTGTTTTCTTCAAAATTTATTTTGTAATTAACATTGATTTTCTTAAGACATTTGTAGGAGTATACATCGTATAATAGTAAACTCCGGGAGGTAAATCCCCGATATGGAAATGAACACTGTGCTGACCGGGAGCAAAATTCCCATTTGCAATGACCTTGATATCGTTGCCTAACATATCAGATAGTACAATTCTTGTATTTCCTGATTCGAGAACACTGAAATCTATTCTTGTGATATCCTGAGCGGGATTTGGCTGATTCTGAGATAATGATAAATCACCCGGAAGGAAAAGTCGAAGTTCTCCATCCTGAAGGCATACACCCAAAAGTTTAAAATGTGCAGATTCCTCTGTTATTGAAATTCTTCCGGCACCACTCGGGACTGTATATTCCAATATCAGCGGGCTGATGGTATCATTGCCCCAAAGTGCTTTAAATTCAAGTATATGCAGAACAGAATCCTGTGAGAATGTCTTGGGCAAGTCGATTTTTAAGATTCTTTCATTTCCGATTATTTCAGATGACGAAAATCCGCTCAATGGCTCAAGTAGTGTAGCGTTGAACCTCATATTTGTAGAAAATCCATTGATAAAATCTGAAATTCCAAGCGAACCAACTGCTCCTACATAAATCGGAACTTGTATAATATCACCCGGATATGCTTCTACCGATTTGACATAAATCATGAGTGAATCACTTCGGGCATCAGTTCCTTCGCCAAACATATTGACCAGTCTTGGCGAGCCTTTACCCTTATAATTTACAGAATATTGTGCATTTTTTCTACCCATATATTCAGGCAGAAATCTTAAAGTAACAGGTATTGATTCACCGTTTTGAAGAATTGTTCCAACATTTTGGTTTGAAGTAAATTCAGTTTTATATGAACCTATTACATTTATCTCATCAATTTCTACAGCAGCACCAGATTCATTTGTCATTATTAAAGTAAATGTACTGTCCTTGAAGCTACCGACTTCAACTTTACCAAAATCCACAATCGGATAATTAAGTTTAATCGAAGTTAAGTCGCATAAGCCGCTCACACTTGATTTAACGACAACACCGGCAGGAAGCTCAAACTCAAGTTCGGCAGTACTAAATCCTGTCTGCTTAGGAAAATATCTGATTTCAAGTGGAAGGCTGTCATTTGCATTTATTAACATAGGAAATTTTAAATCTGTCAAAATTTCAAAATCACCCGCATCTGTTCCCGAAAACTTATATCCTCTTATATTGTAAGCAAATTTGGATTCATTGACAAATACGGCTCTGACTATTGAGTCCTTCAACTCTCCAAGATAAACTGTACCCATATCAACTGTCATTCCTTTGCCACGAGCATAAGCGATTGTAAATACAGAATCTGAAATATCCTGTTGCAATTCCTTCTGATTCAAGTTCCAGATTTTTGCAGTTGAATCCCAGCTTGCAGTAAGTAATCTTGACCCGAAACGGTCAAAAACACCCGTGGTTACTGAATTAGTATGTTCATAACGGAAAATGTTATCAGTTATGAAGTCATTAATTCTGGTTGGAGTGCCGTCAGCCGCATCCCATAGGCGTGCAGTTTCGTCAGTACTTGTTGTAAGTAATACCTCTTTACCTAAATCAGGATGATAGAAAAATGAGGAGTAATTAATTGAATTATTATCATTTGTATCAAGATTGTGAGAAATTTCATAAAGATAATTTTCCGTATCATTTACGTCCCAGACATAAAGTTTTTTCGGATTTCCCGAGCTTGTTGTGGCTGCTACTTTCGAACCGTTCGTACTGTATGTGGCGTGCTTGCACATTATGCTTTTAGTCTCAAAAACTTTTGTAGGCTGAGAGCCGGCAGAATACTGTCTCCAGTTCCATTCTTTAGCCATACCGTCACCATTTGCAGACAGAATATAATCTTCATCAAGGGGATGAAATTCTGTGTACCATGAAGGTCCGTCTTCATTAGCCTTGATAGTTTTCAAAATATTCCAGCTGCGGTCACGAACTATTGAATATCCTTTGAAATCTGATGAAACCAAATACTGACCTGAATTACTGAAATTTACACTTTCAACAATTGTTGAATGACCTTCAATTACATGCACCAGAGAGCCATCTTCCTGACTCCAAATCATAACAGTAGAATCCATAGAGCCGGTGGCAATAAATTCATTCAAAGGGTCAAAAACAGCCCATTGTATTGGTTTGTTGTGTTTCTGAAGATTAAATTTCTTGACCCCGGTATTTGCAATCCAGACTGCTGCAGTTGTATCACTGCTTGCTGTTAATACCAAATCACCATCGGGATTAAAAAAAGCAGAATTTACAGCGCCCTTGTGGGGAAGTTTGAGAGTAAAGCCGACATTGTTGGGCCAAAGCTGGATAATCTTAACAAGGCATGAATCACTTGGAGTATCAGGTACAATCCAGTCCCTTTTCAGACCGTCAACATTAATTGCAAGCGGAAGCCAGGTTCTGCCGTTATCAGTTGAATATTCAAGCTGAATAACATCAAGTGGAAGAAGTCCAAGCCATTCTACAAATGATGTATCGCCAATTATAAGATATTCACCACCATTTGGATGAACAATTTTTATAGTTTTTTCAGTCGGCTTGGTATTAGGAAAGCCACCGGTCATATATATCGGCATAGTCATGCAGGCGTCTGAAACTATTTCAAGTGGTGAAAATACAATCGCTTCCTGCTCGGGAGTATATTCTATCGTTACACTTATAAATTCATCTTCAAGTAGCAAATAATTATTAACATTTCCATTAATAATTTTAAATGGTTCTTTTACTCTCAATTCCTGTATCAAAATATCGCGATTCTTAGCTGTCAGAGTAACGCTTAGAGATTTCTTAGTGCCGACATCCACAGAGCTGAAAGCTAAAAATTCCGGGTCGCTTAAAATAATTGACTTTTCAAAATTATTAAATTCAAATTTAAATTCATCTCTTACGCTTCTGGAAGGAACAATTATTTCAATATTATGGTTATCCTCGCAGGAATAATCCATTGTCCAGTTCAGCTTACATGGCTTATATCCCTTACTCATAGCTAATACTGAATATACTACAGAATTTACTTTCTGCTGACTTGAAAGCTCAAACCACATACCTCCTGAGCTTGAGCAAAGTTCTTTAACTGAAGTCTGAGGTTCTTTACGAAGTGAAATCACAAAAAGTTTTGCTCCTGATGCGGCTAAGGCAGCTGATATCGCAGGGAAATCATATTTTCCGCCACCATCGGTAATTAATATAATTGATTTTGCATCATTTTCAGCTCTTGAGTTAATTTTGAATGCGCCTGCAGGCTCATCTATAAACGCCGCTTCGAATAATGAACCCGGAGCATATTGAAATGCAGCTACTTCAGCCAACAGGTCAGCTTTAGAACTTGTAAACTCACGATTTAGAAAACTTCTGTAATCATAAGAAGTCAGTGAAATTTCGGATTCATCGGTATTGATTAGGTTAATTAGTCTATTTGCAGTCTGCCTTCCAAGAGAAAAATTTGTAGGATTGTGATAATAATTATCAAGCCCCAAATCATAAACTATTGTGTAGGAAACATTTTCTGATACTTGTGACTGGTCGCAGGTAATGGATTTCAAATTCGCTTGGGTTACGCCATTATCCCTGATATTGAAATTGCCTGTATTAAGATTAAGTACGGGATTACCATTATTATCAAATACAAATACTAAGTTTTCGATTTCCGGATACTTCGAATAATCATAATCAATTATTCTTATAGCTTCTTGTGCAAATGAAGTAAATGTCGCTGAAATTACGAACAAATATATTATGACTGCTCTTTTCATGTTTGTAGTAAAAATCATTAAAAAAAATATTACAAATGTATGAATAATTTATGGTATAAACAATTTTTATCAGAAGTTTTATAAGATAAAATGTTGTAAACTCTTGTTTTTAATTACTTATATCTTTGAAAACATAAAATATTTTTTTGAACGCTGATTTTGAATAAAAAAGTTTTATTCATTTGTTTTACTATTAATAATCTATGAATTGAGTATTTCCTATAATTACTAATAATGAAAAATTATTTTGTAATAAGTTCAATCTTTTATATTTTTGTAAATCATTTATTGAGAGGATGTAGATAAGTGATATTAAAGATTAATTCTGATAAACGCATTTAAATTGACAAAAAGATGAAATGGCGTGTTATTTAATGTTATAGCCTACGCTCGGACAAACGAACCGACAATAAAAAGTAAATTTGACGATTGAATAATTTGAAAGAAGATAAATGAATTGAGCCGAAGGCGAAATCCATTACACCAATAAAAAAACAGACAAGAAGTAATGAAATTATATACAACATTAGAGCAACAACTCAAGAAAGAACCCAACTTCGTGACAGACAACGGAGAACTGAAAAAATGGGTGGTTCTGAACAAAGCACAGAATTTTGATGAAGAGTTAATTGGACTGTTGCTCGACAATGCAGACCTGAAAGAGAAGTTTTTTGTTAACGTGAAAGGCACGTTGGTTTTTAACCAAAATTTGTTTGTGCAGTTTTTGGAGCAGAAAAACTATCTGAACGACAGCTACACCCAATACAAAAACAAAGTAGGACTGACCATTGACGGCAAATACCTAAAACAACGCAACGAAGTGGCTTTGGTATGGCCATTTAAAGACTGCATTTTGGAAGGCGGACAAAGCCGTGAAGAAGACAAACGAGAAGAAATTTTCTTCAATGAAATTTTAGCACAAGACGAAATTACACAGCTTTTAGAGCCAAAAGTTTTGACCAATGCAAAACGCATAGACAAAGACGGTGAAAAACCACTTGTAAATTCCCCCTCTTTGAGGGGGCGGGGGGAGTTTTTTAACCGAAACGAGAACGGCACAATAACCGACAACCTGATTATAAAAGGCAACAACCTTTTGGCATTGCATACGCTGAAAGAAGAATTTGCAGGTAAAGTAAAACTGATTTACATAGACCCGCCATATAATACAGGTAATGATGGGTTTAAGTACAATGACAGTTTCAATCATTCAACTTGGTTGACATTTATTAAAAACAGGATTGAAACAGCAAGAGACCTTTTAAGTAATGATGGAATAGTATTTATAAGTTGCGATGACAGTGAACAAGCATATTTAAAGGTTCTATTAGATGAAGTTTTTGGAAGAGATAATTTCGTAACAAACTTCGTTTGGCGTAGAAGAAAAACACAAGCAAACCTTGCAAAGCATATTGCCCCAGTTCACGACTTTATTATATGTGTGGCTAAGAACAAGAATAAATTAGTTGTGAATAAAATACCCTACTCAGAAGAATTTATAAAAAAGACATTCTCAAATCCTGATAATGACAAACGCGGTGTTTATCAAACAGGTCCTTTAGCAAGACCGGCTAATTCTAGTAATAAAGAATACGCTTTAAAAATGCCAAATGGTAGAGAAATAACAGCCAAATGGAGTTGCTCTCAAGAAACATTCGATAGGTATGTAAAAGAAAATAGACTTGTAATTCCAAGAGATGGAGAAGGGATGCCAAGAATTAAGATTTTTCTTTCAGAACTTGAGGGACAAATTCCGAATACTTGGTTAGACAACATTGCTACAAATGATGAAGCCTCAAAAGAAATTGAGAATTTTTTCGGAACAAATGCTGCATTCTCTTTTGCAAAACCAAGTAAACTTATAAAGCATATTGCACAAATTGGTTCCAACAAAGAAGATATTATATTAGACTTCTTTGCAGGTAGCGGGACTACTGCACAAGCAATTTTGGAGCTCAATAAAGAAGATGGTGGCAATCGTAAATTCATTTTGTGTGAGCAAATGGACTACGTTAAGTCTGTTACTTCCAAACGTGTTCAGAAAGTTATTGAGAAAAATGGAAATGATTCTTTCGTTTATCTCGAACTCAAAAAATACAACCAAACTTTTATAGAGCAGATAGCTTCGGCAAGCTCAGCTACCCACCTTTTGGAGATTTGGGAGCAGATGAAAGCCAAAAGTTTCCTGAATTACAATGTGGACATTAAAAAGCAAGATGAGCATTTGGAAGAATTTAAAGCCCTGAGCCTTGCCGAGCAGAAACAACACCTTTGCGAACTATTGGACAAAAACCAACTGTATGTAAATCTTTCTTCGCTCAATGATGCAGATTTTGCTTGCACCGAAGACGAAAAGAAAGTAACCAAAGATTTTTACCAAATTAAGAAGTAAGGAAATGGAGAATAAAACTTCAATCAGGATATTTCAAGACATAAAAGTCCGTTCTATTTGGAATGAAGATGTTGAGAAGTGGTATTTTTCAGTCATAGATATAGTTGCTGTTCTCACAGAACAAACAGATTATAAGAAAGCACAAAGCTATTGGACTACATTAAAAAGCCGACTTAAAAAGGAAGGAAGTGAGATTGTCACAAAATGTGACAAACTGAAATTAATGGCTGCCGATGGTAAAAAATATATGACAGATGTAGCTGATACAGAAACCATATTTCGATTGATACAATCTATTCCTTCTCCCAAAGCCGAACCCTTCAAGCTATGGATAGCCAAGGTAGCCCGCGAACGTATAGACGAAATAGAAGATCCCGAGATAGGCATAGAACGATTGATGGAAACGTATCTAAAAAAAGGATATAGCAAAGAGTGGATAAATCAACGGCTGAAAAGCATAGAAGTCCGCAAAGAGCTTACAGACGAATGGGATAGCAGAGGTGTAAAAAAAGGTCAGGAATATGCCATACTTACCGATGAAATTACTAAAGCTTGGAGTGGATTTTCTGTTAGACAATATAAGAACTTCAAAAATCTAAAAAAGGAAAATCTGAGAGACAATATGACCAACCTAGAATTGGTACTCAATATGTTGGCAGAAGCTACCACCACAGAAATCAGCAAAGAAAAAAAACCAAAAACTTTTGCTGAGAATAAAAAAATTGCCAATCAAGGAGGCACTATAGCAGGAAACACTAGAAAGGAAATCGAAGATAAAACAGGTAAAAAAGTAGTAACTAAATTGAATGCTAAAAATACTTTACCTCCTAAAAATAAAGAATTAGAATAATGGCGTTTTTGTATGACATATTGTTGCAGGAATTTGGTAAAAGAGCCATAGCACAAGTTACCGTTCCTAATCACATCACCGACAATTTAAAGCCTGGTTTTGGTCAACGACCTTATCAGATTGAAGCGTTTCAGCGTTTCATCCTTTGCGATTCGGAAGATTTTGAAGGCAAACCCAAAAGACCGTTTCACCTGCTTTACAACATGGCAACAGGAAGTGGAAAGACTTTGATAATGGCAGGTTTGATGTTGCACC
It includes:
- a CDS encoding HAMP domain-containing histidine kinase yields the protein MGFSSDRRALNIIVNSLSKWQVKLIFALLAFSIIVAVIMFTQSLVEELIKREQQAVELFAKVTEDFLDMVETPTSSTDTDIYIFFIDEIQNAMINFPIVVTYENGEPYEPFEDWSLNIEFAPEMSIAEKRALVINILKKMETTYEPILVTDKDGKVISKVFYTHSALVDKLRFFPYIAIIIVAVFVIIGYISFNSSRDNEQSKVWVGMSKEAAHQLGTPLSSLLAWLEIIKFSADDPKSVLETTSEMEKDIQRLNTIATRFSKIGSTPEKENVNLSKLIDNVCNYFDKRLPHLGKKIEIIRSLDDRMFADVNVDLFAWVIENLLKNGAEAIEEKQGQIYIFMRVNPKKKIYIFVKDTGKGMTPKLKRQIFNPGFSTKRRGWGLGLSLCKRIIEEYHDGKIYVKETMPGKGTTFAIELPLKE
- the hisS gene encoding histidine--tRNA ligase; the encoded protein is MIQSVRGTKDLLPGEIEKWQQLENVIRDVTKRYGYREIRTPIFEKTEVFSRSIGENTDIVNKEMYTFTDKGDESITLRPEKTAALVRSVIQNNLTHDISSLRLWYFGPFFRYERPQKGRLRQFHQFGAECIGSPNAEADAEIILLANQLINNLGIKDYTLQLNSLGNEKSRADYRQELVNYLSSHKDELSHESQTRLETNPLRVLDSKEEKDKLIITDAPVIIDFLDDESKKHFDKVRNLLNITGVKYHLEPRLVRGLDYYCHTVFEFRSSALGAQDAFGGGGRYDGLFEQLGGKPTPAVGFAMGIERLILILEALGIMQEATGDCDIYLICTSDSIYDNALTIAEQLRASGYKVYSDLQRRSFKAQMREADKLSAKYCVIIGEDEISKNSVKIKNMSTGEQADIKQDLLQTISFR
- a CDS encoding choice-of-anchor D domain-containing protein, with protein sequence MKRAVIIYLFVISATFTSFAQEAIRIIDYDYSKYPEIENLVFVFDNNGNPVLNLNTGNFNIRDNGVTQANLKSITCDQSQVSENVSYTIVYDLGLDNYYHNPTNFSLGRQTANRLINLINTDESEISLTSYDYRSFLNREFTSSKADLLAEVAAFQYAPGSLFEAAFIDEPAGAFKINSRAENDAKSIILITDGGGKYDFPAISAALAASGAKLFVISLRKEPQTSVKELCSSSGGMWFELSSQQKVNSVVYSVLAMSKGYKPCKLNWTMDYSCEDNHNIEIIVPSRSVRDEFKFEFNNFEKSIILSDPEFLAFSSVDVGTKKSLSVTLTAKNRDILIQELRVKEPFKIINGNVNNYLLLEDEFISVTIEYTPEQEAIVFSPLEIVSDACMTMPIYMTGGFPNTKPTEKTIKIVHPNGGEYLIIGDTSFVEWLGLLPLDVIQLEYSTDNGRTWLPLAINVDGLKRDWIVPDTPSDSCLVKIIQLWPNNVGFTLKLPHKGAVNSAFFNPDGDLVLTASSDTTAAVWIANTGVKKFNLQKHNKPIQWAVFDPLNEFIATGSMDSTVMIWSQEDGSLVHVIEGHSTIVESVNFSNSGQYLVSSDFKGYSIVRDRSWNILKTIKANEDGPSWYTEFHPLDEDYILSANGDGMAKEWNWRQYSAGSQPTKVFETKSIMCKHATYSTNGSKVAATTSSGNPKKLYVWDVNDTENYLYEISHNLDTNDNNSINYSSFFYHPDLGKEVLLTTSTDETARLWDAADGTPTRINDFITDNIFRYEHTNSVTTGVFDRFGSRLLTASWDSTAKIWNLNQKELQQDISDSVFTIAYARGKGMTVDMGTVYLGELKDSIVRAVFVNESKFAYNIRGYKFSGTDAGDFEILTDLKFPMLINANDSLPLEIRYFPKQTGFSTAELEFELPAGVVVKSSVSGLCDLTSIKLNYPIVDFGKVEVGSFKDSTFTLIMTNESGAAVEIDEINVIGSYKTEFTSNQNVGTILQNGESIPVTLRFLPEYMGRKNAQYSVNYKGKGSPRLVNMFGEGTDARSDSLMIYVKSVEAYPGDIIQVPIYVGAVGSLGISDFINGFSTNMRFNATLLEPLSGFSSSEIIGNERILKIDLPKTFSQDSVLHILEFKALWGNDTISPLILEYTVPSGAGRISITEESAHFKLLGVCLQDGELRLFLPGDLSLSQNQPNPAQDITRIDFSVLESGNTRIVLSDMLGNDIKVIANGNFAPGQHSVHFHIGDLPPGVYYYTMYTPTNVLRKSMLITK
- a CDS encoding site-specific DNA-methyltransferase encodes the protein MKLYTTLEQQLKKEPNFVTDNGELKKWVVLNKAQNFDEELIGLLLDNADLKEKFFVNVKGTLVFNQNLFVQFLEQKNYLNDSYTQYKNKVGLTIDGKYLKQRNEVALVWPFKDCILEGGQSREEDKREEIFFNEILAQDEITQLLEPKVLTNAKRIDKDGEKPLVNSPSLRGRGEFFNRNENGTITDNLIIKGNNLLALHTLKEEFAGKVKLIYIDPPYNTGNDGFKYNDSFNHSTWLTFIKNRIETARDLLSNDGIVFISCDDSEQAYLKVLLDEVFGRDNFVTNFVWRRRKTQANLAKHIAPVHDFIICVAKNKNKLVVNKIPYSEEFIKKTFSNPDNDKRGVYQTGPLARPANSSNKEYALKMPNGREITAKWSCSQETFDRYVKENRLVIPRDGEGMPRIKIFLSELEGQIPNTWLDNIATNDEASKEIENFFGTNAAFSFAKPSKLIKHIAQIGSNKEDIILDFFAGSGTTAQAILELNKEDGGNRKFILCEQMDYVKSVTSKRVQKVIEKNGNDSFVYLELKKYNQTFIEQIASASSATHLLEIWEQMKAKSFLNYNVDIKKQDEHLEEFKALSLAEQKQHLCELLDKNQLYVNLSSLNDADFACTEDEKKVTKDFYQIKK
- a CDS encoding Bro-N domain-containing protein, with protein sequence MENKTSIRIFQDIKVRSIWNEDVEKWYFSVIDIVAVLTEQTDYKKAQSYWTTLKSRLKKEGSEIVTKCDKLKLMAADGKKYMTDVADTETIFRLIQSIPSPKAEPFKLWIAKVARERIDEIEDPEIGIERLMETYLKKGYSKEWINQRLKSIEVRKELTDEWDSRGVKKGQEYAILTDEITKAWSGFSVRQYKNFKNLKKENLRDNMTNLELVLNMLAEATTTEISKEKKPKTFAENKKIANQGGTIAGNTRKEIEDKTGKKVVTKLNAKNTLPPKNKELE